From one Rhodamnia argentea isolate NSW1041297 chromosome 1, ASM2092103v1, whole genome shotgun sequence genomic stretch:
- the LOC115752856 gene encoding transcription factor bHLH149 isoform X2 — translation MIRRTSMASSSPAFSSETAADSHRKKRRKIEADDAGDLNRNRKEAARSEIKWRAPTQQRQYSTKLVQALSRSRRSSSSAAAAPSSGAGEVRGIADRVLATAAKGRTRWSRAILASRLRMSRLGKHHRRARAPTGRGRLKKPPPAGALEGGKRRLPAVERRVKVLGRLVPGCRGISVSNLLEETSDYIAALEMQVRAMTVLTHLLSGSG, via the exons ATGATCCGGAGGACGTCCATGGCGTCTTCGAGCCCCGCCTTCAGCTCCGAAACAGCGGCTGATTCCCACCGCAAGAAGCGAAGGAAAATCGAAGCCGACGACGCCGGGGAcctgaatcggaaccggaagGAGGCCGCGAGGAGCGAGATCAAATGGAGGGCCCCCACGCAGCAGCGGCAATACTCCACCAAGCTCGTCCAGGCTCTGTCGAGgtctcgccggagctcctcctcCGCGGCGGCGGCTCCTTCGTCCGGGGCCGGGGAAGTCCGCGGGATCGCGGACCGAGTCCTGGCGACGGCGGCCAAGGGGAGGACCCGGTGGAGCCGGGCGATCCTGGCGAGCCGGCTGAGGATGAGCCGGCTCGGCAAGCACCACAGGAGGGCGAGGGCCCCGACCGGGCGCGGCCGGCTGAAGAAGCCGCCACCGGCGGGGGCGCTGGAGGGTGGGAAGAGGAGGTTGCCGGCGGTGGAGAGGAGGGTGAAGGTGCTGGGCCGGCTGGTCCCCGGTTGCCGGGGGATCTCGGTGTCGAACCTCCTGGAGGAGACGAGCGACTACATTGCGGCCCTCGAGATGCAGGTGCGGGCCATGACCGTCCTCACCCATCTCCTCTCCGG CTCGGGCTGA
- the LOC115752769 gene encoding uncharacterized protein LOC115752769 encodes MAMALRRVYALRSGSPIAQSNSLVPVLSRFFSRSPPYAVKVGIPEFLQGIRGGVEAHAAKLESEIGDFHKLLVSRTLKLKKFGIPCKHRKLILKYAHKYRVGLWSPQAKLVKA; translated from the exons ATGGCGATGGCCTTGAGGAGGGTTTATGCATTGCGCAGTGGTTCGCCGATTGCGCAGTCCAATTCATTAGTTCCTGTGCTTTCCAGATTCTTCTCCAGATCGCCTCCATACGCCG TCAAGGTGGGGATACCGGAGTTTTTGCAAGGGATCCGGGGGGGGGTCGAAGCCCATGCCGCCAAGCTTGAGTCGGAGATTGGTGACTTCCACAAGTTACTCGTTTCCCGCACGCTCAAGCTCAAGAAGTTCGGCATTCCTTGCAAACAT AGGAAGTTGATATTGAAGTACGCCCACAAATATAGGGTTGGGTTGTGGAGTCCTCAAGCCAAGCTTGTCAAAGCTTGA
- the LOC115752856 gene encoding transcription factor bHLH149 isoform X1 produces the protein MIRRTSMASSSPAFSSETAADSHRKKRRKIEADDAGDLNRNRKEAARSEIKWRAPTQQRQYSTKLVQALSRSRRSSSSAAAAPSSGAGEVRGIADRVLATAAKGRTRWSRAILASRLRMSRLGKHHRRARAPTGRGRLKKPPPAGALEGGKRRLPAVERRVKVLGRLVPGCRGISVSNLLEETSDYIAALEMQVRAMTVLTHLLSGSQTPSDHLGSRSGSG, from the coding sequence ATGATCCGGAGGACGTCCATGGCGTCTTCGAGCCCCGCCTTCAGCTCCGAAACAGCGGCTGATTCCCACCGCAAGAAGCGAAGGAAAATCGAAGCCGACGACGCCGGGGAcctgaatcggaaccggaagGAGGCCGCGAGGAGCGAGATCAAATGGAGGGCCCCCACGCAGCAGCGGCAATACTCCACCAAGCTCGTCCAGGCTCTGTCGAGgtctcgccggagctcctcctcCGCGGCGGCGGCTCCTTCGTCCGGGGCCGGGGAAGTCCGCGGGATCGCGGACCGAGTCCTGGCGACGGCGGCCAAGGGGAGGACCCGGTGGAGCCGGGCGATCCTGGCGAGCCGGCTGAGGATGAGCCGGCTCGGCAAGCACCACAGGAGGGCGAGGGCCCCGACCGGGCGCGGCCGGCTGAAGAAGCCGCCACCGGCGGGGGCGCTGGAGGGTGGGAAGAGGAGGTTGCCGGCGGTGGAGAGGAGGGTGAAGGTGCTGGGCCGGCTGGTCCCCGGTTGCCGGGGGATCTCGGTGTCGAACCTCCTGGAGGAGACGAGCGACTACATTGCGGCCCTCGAGATGCAGGTGCGGGCCATGACCGTCCTCACCCATCTCCTCTCCGGGTCGCAGACGCCGAGCGACCACCTCGGCTCCCGCTCCGGCTCGGGCTGA